In the Chryseobacterium sp. MYb264 genome, one interval contains:
- a CDS encoding GNAT family N-acetyltransferase: protein MNYELREMLPSDEARVLEIFKQGIEGGISSFETTVPTAEAWNMEYYNDCRWVLENETNEVIGWCALKPISKRESFKGVAEVSIYLDNNHQGLGLGSILLKKLILDSENHGFWTLQTNLFPENVSALKFHQKNGFRTVGVRKKLAKLNGEWKDVVMLEKRSEAID from the coding sequence ATGAATTACGAATTGCGAGAAATGCTTCCCAGTGACGAAGCAAGAGTTTTGGAAATTTTTAAACAGGGAATTGAAGGCGGAATTTCGAGTTTCGAAACAACAGTTCCTACCGCAGAAGCCTGGAATATGGAATATTACAACGATTGCCGCTGGGTTTTGGAGAATGAAACCAATGAGGTTATTGGCTGGTGTGCTTTGAAACCGATCAGTAAAAGAGAGAGTTTCAAAGGAGTTGCCGAAGTGAGCATTTATCTGGACAATAATCATCAGGGGTTAGGTCTAGGTTCTATTTTGCTTAAAAAGCTGATTTTGGATAGCGAGAACCACGGATTCTGGACTTTACAGACCAATCTCTTCCCCGAAAATGTGAGTGCTTTGAAATTTCATCAGAAAAATGGTTTCCGAACGGTTGGCGTTAGAAAAAAATTAGCAAAACTCAACGGAGAATGGAAAGATGTCGTGATGCTGGAAAAGAGAAGCGAGGCGATTGATTAA
- a CDS encoding DUF421 domain-containing protein has protein sequence MNPILDVVVRSLCVYLFMVIAIRLFGKNQLSQLNAGDVVLLLLISNAVQNAMVGPDTSLQGGLVAALVLFAANFILKRLMFSNRKFESFMEEDPVILVRDGKIDEKALNKVKITRDELEEAIREHGVDGIENVKLSILEVDGNISVISEDEKSKQTHYSRIKRKNKRKYLR, from the coding sequence GTGAATCCAATCCTCGACGTTGTTGTCCGTTCCCTTTGCGTGTACCTTTTCATGGTCATTGCTATTCGTTTGTTTGGGAAAAATCAGCTTTCTCAGTTAAACGCAGGAGATGTCGTTTTATTATTATTGATTTCAAACGCGGTTCAGAATGCGATGGTAGGACCGGATACTTCTCTTCAGGGTGGATTGGTGGCTGCATTGGTTCTTTTTGCAGCTAATTTTATTTTGAAAAGGCTCATGTTTTCCAATCGGAAATTCGAAAGTTTTATGGAAGAAGATCCTGTAATTTTAGTACGAGACGGAAAAATTGATGAAAAAGCTTTAAACAAAGTAAAAATTACGAGAGATGAACTGGAGGAAGCGATTCGCGAACATGGAGTAGATGGAATAGAAAATGTAAAGCTTTCGATTTTGGAAGTTGACGGAAATATAAGCGTAATTTCCGAAGATGAGAAAAGTAAGCAAACCCATTATTCCAGAATTAAAAGAAAAAATAAACGAAAATACCTTAGATAG
- a CDS encoding bacteriocin-like protein: protein MKNLKKLTKSDLKSVYGGQPKQYCVYCERLNKTVCSTVPIAQCP, encoded by the coding sequence ATGAAAAATTTAAAGAAACTAACAAAATCAGACTTAAAGTCAGTGTACGGAGGGCAACCAAAGCAATATTGTGTGTATTGTGAAAGATTGAACAAAACAGTTTGCAGTACAGTTCCCATTGCACAATGTCCTTAA
- the uvrA gene encoding excinuclease ABC subunit UvrA: MSKSTEYIEVYGAREHNLKNINVKIPRNELVVITGLSGSGKSSLAFDTIFAEGQRRYIETFSAYARQFLGGLERPDVDKIEGLSPVIAIEQKTTNKNPRSTVGTVTELYDFLRLLYARVSDAYSQTTGKKLVSYTEEQILETIKENYKGEKIMLMAPVVRSRKGHYHELFVQMAKKGYGQARIDGELQDIEYDLKLDRYKTHDIDIVIDRWIIGETASESRMEKSLRTAMEMGEGIIGIQKLGSTEIEYFSKNLMDAETGHSLALPEPNTFSFNSPKGSCPNCKGLGMIKKINTDYFVENPKLSINQGGLLPLEDIKSNKWVLSQIKNILEIFGLGLSTSFQDIPEEALDYIYNGCHKEFNKDLKYAGITKKIKISFDGLIPFMEEIIEERESYEAILLERHFTTEETCPECKGTRLQPSSLSFKIDGKNIAEVNGLSLIDLKDWLHDVKDKFSEKKSIIAHEILKEIETRLQFLLDVGLDYLSLSRSSKTLSGGESQRIRLATQIGSQLVNVLYILDEPSIGLHQRDNERLINSLKNLRDIGNSVLVVEHDKDMILEADEVLDIGPRAGKFGGEILWQGKPKDLLKADTITAQYINGKRKIAIPEKRREGNGKHIILKGATGNNLKNVTLDVPLGKLVVVSGISGSGKSSLINGTLYPILNKHFYRAVQEPLPYKKIEGLEHIDKIVDVDQTPIGRTPRSNPATYTAMFTDIRNLFSELPESKIRGYKPGRFSFNVKGGRCETCQGGGLKVIEMNFLPDVYVHCETCNGKRFNRETLEVRYKGKSISDVLDMTIDEAVEFFQPIPKIFAKVKTLQDVGLGYITLGQQSTTLSGGEAQRIKLATELSKRQTGNTLYILDEPTTGLHFEDVKILMDAINQLVELGNSFIIIEHNMDVIKLADHIIDVGPEGGKYGGQIVAQGTPEEIVKSKKSLTGKFLKRELE, from the coding sequence ATGAGTAAATCAACAGAATATATAGAAGTTTACGGCGCACGTGAGCACAATCTTAAAAACATCAATGTAAAAATTCCACGCAACGAATTGGTCGTAATTACGGGGCTTTCGGGAAGCGGAAAATCGTCATTGGCTTTTGATACTATTTTTGCTGAAGGTCAGCGTCGTTATATCGAAACGTTTTCAGCGTATGCGAGACAGTTTTTAGGTGGTTTGGAACGTCCTGATGTTGATAAAATTGAAGGATTGTCACCCGTAATTGCCATTGAACAGAAAACAACCAATAAAAACCCACGTTCAACGGTTGGAACCGTTACAGAATTGTACGATTTTCTTCGTCTTTTGTATGCAAGGGTTTCTGATGCCTATTCGCAGACTACAGGGAAGAAATTGGTAAGTTACACCGAAGAGCAGATTCTTGAAACCATCAAAGAAAATTATAAAGGTGAAAAAATTATGTTGATGGCACCTGTGGTACGTTCCAGAAAAGGGCATTATCACGAACTTTTTGTGCAGATGGCTAAAAAGGGTTACGGTCAGGCAAGAATTGATGGCGAACTGCAGGATATTGAATATGATCTGAAACTAGACCGTTACAAAACCCACGATATCGATATTGTAATCGACCGTTGGATTATTGGCGAAACCGCTTCCGAATCCAGAATGGAAAAATCGTTGCGTACTGCGATGGAAATGGGCGAGGGAATTATCGGAATTCAAAAGTTAGGAAGCACGGAGATTGAATATTTCTCTAAAAATTTGATGGATGCTGAAACCGGTCATTCATTAGCTTTACCGGAACCTAACACGTTTTCTTTCAATTCACCAAAAGGAAGCTGCCCCAATTGTAAAGGGTTGGGAATGATCAAAAAGATCAACACCGATTATTTTGTTGAAAATCCGAAATTATCTATCAATCAGGGAGGTTTGTTGCCTTTGGAAGATATCAAATCTAATAAATGGGTGCTTTCTCAGATCAAAAATATTTTGGAAATTTTCGGTTTGGGACTGTCAACTTCTTTTCAGGATATTCCGGAAGAAGCGTTGGATTATATCTACAACGGTTGTCATAAAGAGTTTAATAAAGATCTTAAATACGCGGGAATTACCAAAAAGATCAAAATCAGTTTTGATGGTTTAATTCCTTTTATGGAAGAAATTATCGAAGAACGAGAATCTTACGAAGCGATTTTGCTGGAAAGACATTTCACCACAGAAGAAACGTGCCCTGAATGTAAAGGAACACGTCTTCAGCCTTCAAGTTTAAGCTTTAAAATCGACGGGAAAAATATTGCTGAGGTTAACGGATTAAGTTTAATTGATTTAAAAGATTGGCTTCACGATGTTAAAGATAAATTTTCTGAGAAAAAATCAATCATTGCTCACGAAATTTTAAAGGAAATCGAAACCAGACTTCAGTTTTTACTGGATGTTGGTTTAGATTATTTAAGTTTAAGCAGAAGTTCGAAAACGCTTTCCGGAGGGGAATCTCAAAGGATTCGTCTGGCAACACAAATTGGTTCTCAATTGGTGAATGTTCTATATATTTTAGACGAACCAAGTATCGGATTGCACCAAAGAGATAATGAAAGGTTGATTAATTCATTAAAAAATCTTCGTGATATCGGAAACTCGGTTTTGGTTGTAGAACACGATAAAGACATGATTTTAGAAGCCGATGAGGTACTGGATATTGGTCCGAGAGCCGGAAAATTCGGTGGAGAAATTCTTTGGCAGGGAAAGCCAAAAGATTTGTTGAAAGCTGATACGATTACCGCTCAATATATTAACGGAAAAAGAAAAATTGCCATTCCTGAAAAAAGAAGGGAAGGAAACGGTAAACATATTATATTAAAAGGCGCGACAGGAAATAATCTTAAAAATGTAACACTTGATGTTCCTTTAGGAAAATTGGTCGTGGTTTCAGGAATTTCAGGAAGCGGAAAATCTTCTTTGATCAACGGAACTTTGTACCCAATCCTGAATAAACATTTTTACAGAGCCGTTCAGGAGCCTTTGCCTTATAAAAAAATCGAAGGTCTTGAGCATATCGATAAAATTGTAGATGTAGACCAAACGCCAATCGGAAGAACACCACGTTCGAATCCTGCAACCTACACAGCGATGTTTACGGACATCAGAAATCTTTTCTCAGAATTGCCTGAAAGTAAAATTCGTGGTTATAAGCCGGGAAGATTTTCTTTCAATGTAAAAGGTGGAAGATGTGAAACTTGTCAAGGTGGCGGTTTGAAGGTTATTGAAATGAATTTCTTGCCGGATGTTTATGTGCATTGTGAAACTTGTAACGGAAAACGTTTCAACCGAGAAACATTAGAAGTTCGCTACAAAGGAAAATCAATTTCTGATGTGTTGGATATGACGATTGATGAAGCGGTAGAATTTTTCCAGCCAATTCCTAAGATTTTTGCGAAAGTGAAAACTTTACAGGATGTTGGTTTGGGATATATTACGTTGGGACAGCAGTCTACCACACTTTCGGGAGGAGAAGCGCAACGTATCAAGTTGGCAACGGAATTATCGAAAAGACAAACCGGAAATACTTTATACATTCTTGATGAACCAACCACCGGACTTCATTTTGAAGACGTAAAAATACTGATGGATGCTATTAATCAGCTGGTAGAATTAGGAAATTCGTTCATCATTATTGAACATAATATGGATGTAATAAAACTGGCCGATCATATTATCGACGTTGGACCAGAAGGTGGTAAATACGGCGGACAAATTGTTGCGCAAGGAACGCCTGAGGAAATTGTGAAGTCGAAGAAGAGTTTGACGGGGAAGTTTTTGAAGAGGGAATTGGAGTAA
- a CDS encoding DUF3829 domain-containing protein: MKKIIVLAMALSLSVVTVSCKKGMEKIGNAIAKGGQNDANAIIDFNNDFLDSYKRTSDRIDNILKYADAAVSKAKGENVSYIPSVIGGTDYSFSKIKGVPSGFDKDQKAIETDFQTYKAKKENIEKKLEELKSYMQAEDFKDDKGVKAEAIRKEIETDAQAFFIAGEGILDKIKPATDKAEDIILKDHPMKEFIISSKNMMNSLDSAYGVIGKQYDGKFNEAEAQKKYDEFAKAVETNSKMVFNVKDTQYSYKKSQFEAVNKNASTFLDVFRKLIRDSKSTGQISDSDIQQIDSAYDSILNSYNTFVK, translated from the coding sequence ATGAAGAAAATTATTGTGCTGGCTATGGCGCTGTCGTTAAGCGTCGTCACTGTAAGCTGCAAAAAAGGAATGGAGAAGATTGGAAATGCAATCGCAAAAGGCGGCCAGAATGATGCAAATGCAATCATTGATTTTAATAATGATTTCTTAGATTCCTATAAAAGAACTTCAGACCGTATCGATAATATCCTGAAATATGCGGATGCAGCAGTTTCAAAGGCGAAAGGTGAGAACGTAAGTTATATTCCTTCTGTGATTGGAGGTACAGATTATTCTTTTTCTAAAATAAAAGGGGTGCCGAGTGGTTTTGATAAAGACCAGAAAGCCATTGAAACCGATTTTCAGACTTATAAAGCAAAAAAAGAAAATATAGAAAAGAAGCTGGAGGAGCTTAAATCGTATATGCAGGCGGAAGATTTCAAAGATGATAAAGGTGTAAAAGCTGAAGCCATCAGAAAAGAGATAGAAACAGATGCTCAGGCATTTTTTATCGCAGGAGAAGGTATTTTAGATAAAATAAAACCTGCCACAGATAAAGCCGAAGATATTATTTTGAAAGATCATCCAATGAAGGAGTTTATTATTTCTTCCAAGAACATGATGAATTCTTTAGATTCTGCTTATGGAGTTATAGGAAAGCAATATGACGGAAAATTCAATGAGGCAGAAGCGCAGAAAAAATATGATGAATTTGCCAAAGCGGTTGAAACCAATTCAAAGATGGTGTTTAATGTAAAAGATACGCAGTATTCTTACAAAAAATCTCAGTTTGAAGCGGTAAATAAGAACGCGAGCACCTTCCTGGATGTTTTCAGAAAACTAATCAGAGATTCAAAATCAACAGGACAAATTTCAGACAGCGATATTCAGCAAATCGATTCTGCTTATGATTCGATACTGAATTCGTATAATACGTTTGTGAAATAA
- a CDS encoding type VI secretion system baseplate subunit TssF yields MNLDQNIYSKESVKARMLQNATKVWGLKSPQSLDPFVKLLIDAFSTEVFKANNEIQTVNARILERLAKLLTPSIYTHPIPSHAIAFTQPYEASEILLEHTEFFFRKQMTSTIKSESDKQLNIPFTPIGNVRINKAQTSIMFVGNTCYGIDERLNKIPIARFPGKPEDYRKVTIGIDVTKYTHENFPKYISIFCSNPAFEHLDYVYKLLPYITVSSNGNPLFVKEGISYLKNSQPEGYEQIFHEQSIQNKIIEDVKSIYHHKFIEISGLSRSLFSEEGKLPQNLDFLEGREEIEKYTDGKRYLWLTLEFPPQFTAEILDNFSFVLNAFPIYNRGWKKTEYSLDIMGNNIPLVTDDGEHFLYVDEVQDGEGRRYTEIPFTPNDDLKKGLYTVRKGGMERFNNRNAVDMIASVLELTRDEIAAFSLLNRDNVKGVLSEMSDKMKSMVQKVNNAKRNIKQELNYVIMEPVEKTDHTYASFWVTYCTLANHMRPGTELSNQLKSQTLVLLTETIGGAEEQKGTDSIQAYKYALTTRDKIISLEDVKNYCRMVLKDELKDVRVTRGTMISNRPKEGFVRTVEIEIIPQNYAFYGRAYWENMANILRNQIVSKAIDGIEYQVKVTNDDTDF; encoded by the coding sequence ATGAACCTAGATCAGAATATATATTCCAAAGAATCGGTAAAAGCGAGAATGCTTCAGAATGCCACAAAAGTGTGGGGATTGAAAAGTCCGCAATCTTTGGATCCTTTCGTTAAACTCTTGATTGATGCCTTCAGCACCGAAGTCTTTAAAGCCAACAACGAAATACAAACAGTAAACGCCAGAATTTTAGAAAGACTGGCAAAACTTCTCACTCCGTCTATTTACACCCATCCGATTCCGTCTCATGCGATTGCCTTTACGCAGCCTTATGAAGCTTCGGAGATTTTGTTGGAGCATACCGAGTTTTTCTTTAGAAAACAAATGACCTCCACCATCAAATCAGAGTCCGATAAGCAACTCAATATTCCTTTTACGCCTATCGGGAATGTAAGAATCAATAAAGCGCAGACCTCCATTATGTTTGTAGGAAATACCTGCTACGGAATTGATGAGCGACTGAACAAAATTCCTATTGCGAGATTTCCAGGGAAACCTGAAGACTACAGAAAAGTAACGATCGGCATTGATGTTACGAAATATACTCACGAGAATTTTCCGAAATATATAAGCATTTTCTGTTCAAATCCGGCGTTTGAGCATTTAGATTATGTCTATAAATTATTGCCTTACATCACCGTTTCCAGCAACGGAAATCCTTTATTTGTAAAAGAAGGTATTTCTTACCTCAAAAATAGCCAGCCGGAAGGATATGAGCAGATATTTCATGAGCAATCGATTCAGAATAAGATCATTGAAGATGTAAAAAGTATTTATCATCATAAATTCATTGAAATATCAGGGCTTTCACGAAGTTTATTTTCTGAAGAAGGAAAGCTTCCTCAAAATCTTGATTTTCTTGAAGGACGTGAAGAAATCGAAAAATATACTGACGGCAAACGTTATTTATGGCTGACATTGGAATTTCCGCCACAGTTTACCGCAGAAATTTTAGATAATTTCTCTTTTGTACTCAATGCATTTCCTATTTATAACCGAGGTTGGAAAAAAACGGAATACAGTTTAGATATTATGGGGAATAATATTCCGCTCGTAACAGATGATGGCGAACATTTTTTATATGTTGATGAGGTTCAGGATGGGGAAGGCAGAAGATACACGGAAATACCTTTCACCCCGAATGATGATCTTAAAAAAGGACTCTACACCGTACGAAAAGGAGGTATGGAACGCTTCAACAACCGTAACGCAGTAGATATGATCGCCAGCGTTCTGGAGCTTACGAGAGATGAAATTGCAGCTTTCTCTTTATTAAACAGAGATAATGTAAAAGGCGTACTGAGCGAAATGTCTGATAAAATGAAGTCGATGGTGCAGAAAGTTAATAATGCCAAAAGAAATATCAAGCAGGAACTGAACTACGTGATCATGGAACCTGTGGAAAAAACAGATCATACGTATGCCTCTTTTTGGGTTACCTATTGCACTTTGGCCAACCACATGCGTCCTGGGACGGAACTTTCCAATCAGTTAAAATCTCAGACTTTGGTGCTTTTAACAGAAACGATCGGGGGTGCAGAAGAACAGAAGGGAACCGACAGTATTCAGGCGTATAAATATGCTTTAACAACAAGAGACAAAATTATTTCTCTGGAAGATGTTAAAAATTATTGCCGAATGGTGCTTAAAGATGAATTGAAGGATGTAAGGGTAACTCGTGGAACCATGATCAGCAACAGACCGAAAGAAGGTTTCGTAAGAACGGTTGAGATAGAAATTATTCCGCAAAATTATGCTTTTTATGGAAGGGCATATTGGGAAAATATGGCTAACATTCTTCGGAATCAAATTGTTTCTAAAGCAATCGACGGTATTGAGTATCAGGTGAAAGTAACCAACGACGACACCGATTTTTAA
- a CDS encoding GPW/gp25 family protein: MDTPNYRMPFVPSTLMTEGGSIDTCDMGESIAHNIMLLITTKKGENRYDENYGNDVWNLEFDNGVTSAVWENVFIKSLKKQIQDYEPRIVQPQVDAHILIVEHSYDTKEHTEIKKKVKIAINAKMEETGERFSFSTELFLSPMSID, translated from the coding sequence ATGGACACACCAAATTACAGAATGCCTTTTGTTCCATCAACATTAATGACGGAAGGGGGAAGCATAGACACCTGCGACATGGGTGAAAGCATTGCCCACAATATTATGTTGCTGATAACCACCAAAAAAGGCGAAAACAGATATGATGAAAATTACGGAAACGACGTTTGGAATCTAGAATTCGACAATGGAGTTACAAGTGCCGTCTGGGAAAACGTTTTCATTAAAAGTTTAAAAAAACAGATACAGGATTATGAACCCCGAATCGTGCAGCCACAGGTAGATGCACACATCCTCATCGTAGAACACAGCTACGATACCAAAGAACATACGGAAATCAAAAAAAAGGTAAAGATTGCCATTAATGCAAAAATGGAAGAAACAGGAGAGCGCTTCAGCTTTTCTACGGAACTTTTCCTGAGTCCGATGTCTATTGATTAA